The proteins below come from a single Aegilops tauschii subsp. strangulata cultivar AL8/78 chromosome 6, Aet v6.0, whole genome shotgun sequence genomic window:
- the LOC109763413 gene encoding transcription factor TDR-like, whose protein sequence is MGGGDYHQQSLIGGAAVHGHGGGGGGTVEAALRPLVGGSHGWDYCMYWQLSPDQRFLEMAGFCCSAEFEAQVATLADVPCSIPLDSSIGMHAQALLSNQPIWQSSGGAPGPDLLTGYEAASSGGEKTRLLVPVAGGIVELFASRYMAEEQQMAELVMAQCGGGGQGWQETEPQGFAWDAAAAADPGRLYAASSLNLFDGAGGSGSGEPFLEGVQEDGAAGVGWQYAAESSEPPSTVAQEHQQLHGQHGSGVGRADSGSEGSDMQLGDPDDDVDGETQRGSGKDGCGKRQQCKNLEAERKRRKKLNDRLYKLRSLVPNITKMDRASILGDAIDYIVGLQKQVKELQDELEDPNPPGGTGGDSKAPDVLLDDHPPPGLDNDEDSPQQQPFPSAGGKRPWKEEAGEEEEMEAEDHDMEPQVEVRQVEGKEFFLQVLCSHKSGRFVRIMDEIAALGLQITSVNVTSYNKLVLNVFRAVMKDNEAAVPADRVRDSLLEVTREMYGGGGAWSSPVPPPPLTNAKLDGMDGQAVPAAAADHYQLHHQVLGGYHHQHLQYLAMD, encoded by the exons ATGGGAGGAGGAGATTATCACCAGCAGAGCCTCATCGGCGGTGCGGCTGTTCATGGccatggagggggagggggcggcaccGTGGAGGCTGCGCTGAGGCCGCTCGTCGGCGGCTCCCACGGCTGGGACTACTGCATGTACTGGCAGCTCTCTCCTGACCAGAG GTTCTTGGAGATGGCGGGGTTTTGCTGCAGCGCCGAGTTCGAGGCGCAGGTCGCCACGCTCGCCGACGTCCCTTGCTCCATCCCTCTTGACTCCTCCATCGG GATGCACGCTCAGGCGCTACTGTCGAACCAGCCAATCTGGCAGAGCAGCGGCGGGGCGCCGGgcccggatctcctcacgggctacGAGGCTGCCTCCAGCGGTGGCGAGAAGACGCGGCTCCTCGTCCCAGTCGCCGGGGGCATCGTCGAGCTCTTCGCGTCGAGATAT ATGGCGGAGGAGCAGCAGATGGCGGAGCTGGTCATGGCGCAGTGTGGTGGCGGTGGGCAGGGGTGGCAGGAGACGGAGCCGCAGGGGTTCGCGTgggacgcggcggcggcagcagacCCCGGGCGGCTCTACGCGGCGTCGTCGCTCAACCTGTTCGACGGTGCCGGGGGAAGCGGCTCCGGCGAGCCGTTCCTGGAGGGAGTGCAGGAGGACGGCGCGGCGGGCGTGGGGTGGCAGTACGCGGCAGAGAGCAGCGAGCCGCCGTCGACAGTGGCGCAGGAGCATCAGCAGCTGCACGGGCAGCACGGCTCGGGCGTGGGGAGGGCGGATTCGGGGTCGGAGGGGAGCGATATGCAGCTGGGGGACCCCGACGACGACGTCGACGGCGAGACGCAGAGGGGCTCTGGCAAAGACGGCTGCGGGAAGCGGCAGCAGTGCAAGAACCTCGAGGCGGAGCGGAAGCGGCGCAAGAAGCTCAACGACCGCCTCTACAAGCTCCGGTCCCTCGTCCCCAACATTACCAAG ATGGACCGTGCGTCGATCCTCGGGGACGCGATCGACTACATCGTGGGGCTGCAGAAGCAGGTGAAGGAGCTGCAGGACGAGCTGGAGGACCCGAACCCGCCGGGGGGCACCGGCGGCGACAGCAAGGCCCCGGACGTGCTCCTCGACGACCACCCGCCGCCGGGCCTCGACAACGACGAGGACTCGCCGCAGCAGCAGCCGTTCCCATCCGccggcggcaagcggccctggaaggaggaggcgggcgaggaggaggagatggaggcGGAGGACCATGACATGGAGCCGCAGGTGGAGGTCCGGCAGGTGGAGGGGAAGGAGTTCTTCCTGCAGGTGCTGTGCTCCCACAAGTCCGGGCGCTTCGTCCGCATCATGGACGAGATCGCCGCCCTCGGCCTCCAGATCACCAGCGTCAACGTCACCTCCTACAACAAGCTCGTCCTCAACGTCTTCCGCGCCGTC ATGAAGGACAACGAGGCGGCGGTGCCGGCGGACAGGGTGAGGGACTCGCTGCTGGAGGTGACGAGGGAGATGTACGGCGGGGGCGGCGCGTGGTCGTCCCCGgtccctccgccgccgctgacaaACGCGAAGCTCGATGGCATGGACGGGCAGGCGGTGCCGGCGGCGGCCGCGGACCACTACCAACTGCACCACCAGGTGCTGGGAGGATATCATCACCAGCATCTGCAGTACCTCGCCATGGATTGA